A segment of the Hypnocyclicus thermotrophus genome:
GAACAAGGTGGAAATGGAATAATTACTCAAATTCAAAATTTATGGACTGACAGTAGAGCAAAGCTTAGAGCATTTTCATATATGTTATTTATTTTATTAACTATACCTTGTGTTGTTACTCTTGGAGCGTATAAACAAGAGTTTGGTTGGGGAATTTTAAAATATGTTTTTCTTATATATTTAATCGTTCCCTATTTAGTTTCAACATTAGTATTTCAAATAGGTTCTTTAATTATTAGATAAGGAGATGAGAGTTATGAAAACATTAATAATTTTGATTATTTTAGCTATACCTTTATACTTTTCATTTAAAAAATTTTTTAATTTTATAAGAGGTAAAGAATCAGCATGTCATTGTGATAGTAAAAATAGTGAGTGTAGTCATTGTCCTGTAAATAAATAAAAAAAGGTTGCTAATTTTAGCAACCTTTTTTTAGAATTTCAAATTATATTCAAATTCTTTTCTACAAAATTTTATATTTTTAGATTTTTTTTATAATAATATTATTTGGTTTTATATCTTTATGGATAAATATAATCAAATGAAAACAAAAAAGCATTATACTTATAATAGCATAATGCTTTTTCTATTTATCTTTTTTCTAAATTCTTAATTGTAAATATATTTTTATTTATATCTACATCTAACTCTATATTTGTTATGATTATTTTTGTGTATGTGTTTTGTTTTAATTTATCTGACATTTTAAATTCTGTCATATAATACCTATCACCAATTTTTTGATATTTTTCTACTTCCATTACTTTTAATAATTTTCCTGAATTCGCATACATTTCTTGTGTTTTAAATACATATGTATTTTTTTCTATAGTAACAATTCTTTTATAATAAGTAACTTCTGTATCTGGTTTTGCTATCATTTCTATATAATAATATTTATCATCTTCTTTAATAATTTTTGAATTATATAAATCATTTAATTTTGTTCTATCTGTTTGATCTTCATAGGATATATCACTTCCCATCATACTTTGTTTTAGCATATGTCCAGCAATTTTTATTGTTCTATTTGCTTTTGGTAAATATATCCACAAACTATCATCTATTCTGAGATATTTTGTTCCTTTATCTCTTGGCGGATATAAAAATTCCATAAATGATTGTTTTTGTCCTATATTATAACTTTTAAATTTTTTAGTGTAGTCTTTATTAGTTTTATGTATTATCATTTCTCCAGTATATATAGCTGTTTCAGGGTACATATTATAATCGACCATATCTATAATTTCTTGTGCTGTTTTTCCAAATGATATAGTTGAGATTATTATTAAAAATATAAATAGTATTTTTTTCATAAATATCCTCCTAATTTCTTAAATTTTCTACTATTTCTTTTTTTGTTTGTGGTAATATTGCGAGGAATGTAGATATAAAAGCTATTATAATTCCTATTATAAATACATTTATTATTATTCCCCATGACATTTTTGTATAAATAACTGTCCCTAAATTTATATTATTAGATACATTTTCTAATATATCACCAAAATGTATTCCATAAATTGATAAATAGTATCCTAAACTACCACCAATTATTAAACCTATTAAAGATCCTATTAATCCAAGGACTATTCCTTCACTTAAAAATAATAAATTTATTTTAAAATTTGACATTCCCATAGCTTTTAATAT
Coding sequences within it:
- a CDS encoding outer membrane lipoprotein-sorting protein gives rise to the protein MKKILFIFLIIISTISFGKTAQEIIDMVDYNMYPETAIYTGEMIIHKTNKDYTKKFKSYNIGQKQSFMEFLYPPRDKGTKYLRIDDSLWIYLPKANRTIKIAGHMLKQSMMGSDISYEDQTDRTKLNDLYNSKIIKEDDKYYYIEMIAKPDTEVTYYKRIVTIEKNTYVFKTQEMYANSGKLLKVMEVEKYQKIGDRYYMTEFKMSDKLKQNTYTKIIITNIELDVDINKNIFTIKNLEKR